GTCCACCTGTCCAACGCGGGCGCGACCCGCCGGGCGATCGCCCTGCTCGGTGGTGCCCGGTGAGCGGGCCCGTCGTCGGTGTCGGCGCCGACCTGCTGGCCCAGGCCGTGGCCGACCAGGCGGTCGACGTCATCCGCGTCGACTGGCGCCCGCCGATGCCCGGCACCGAGGCCGACCTCGCGACGGTCGCCCTCGACCCCGACCGTCCGGCCGCGAACGCGACCGCGCTGGAGCGCGTGCTCGCCGTCCGGGCGCGCCTGGTCGACGTCGTACCCGCGCACGAGGCGCTCGGTCTCCAGCCCGGAGAGTTCCTGCACGCCGGCCCGCCGATCGCGTGGGAGCGCGCTTCCGGCCCGCTGCGTGGGGCCCTGATCGGGGGCGCCGCGCTGGAGGGACTGGTCGCCGAGCCGGAGGACGCGGTGGCCCTGTTCGAGAGCGGCACCTCGGTCAGCCTCGAGCCGTGTCACCACCGACGCACCGTCGGCCCGATGGCCGGCGTGGTGACGCCGAGCATGTGGATGTGGGTGCTCGAGGACCCCGCGACCGGGGCGCGCACCCACTGCACGCTGAACGAGGGCCTGGGCAAGGTGCTGCGGTACGGCGCGTACTCCCCCGACGTGCTCGCTCGGCTGCGCTGGATGAACGACGTCCTCGGCCCGCTCCTCCAGCACGCTGTCCGGGCCGCCGACCCGGTCGACGTCACCGCGATCCTGACCCAGATGCTGCAGATGGGCGACGAGGCCCACAACCGCAACCGGGCCGGCACCCTGATGCTGCTGCGCGACCTGGTCCCCGCGATGGTCACCAGCGGTGCCGCGCCCGCCGACGTGGCCGAGGCGGTCGACTTCGTCGGCAGCAACGACCACTTCTTCCTCAACCTCGCGATGCCGGCCTGCAAGCTGGCCCTCGACGCCGGCCGCGACGTGCCGGGCTCGACCCTGGTGGTGGCGATGTCGCGCAACGGCACCGACTTCGGCATCCAGGTCTCCGGCACCGGCGACGAATGGTTCACCGGCCCTGCGCAGGTGGCCGACGGTCTCTACCTCGGAGACTTCGGCCCCGACGACGCCAACCCCGACATCGGCGACTCCGCGATCACCGAGACCGCCGGGCTCGGCGGCTTCGCGATGGCCACGGCACCGGCGATCGTCCGCTTCGTCGGGGGCACGGTGCCCGACGCGCTGGCCACGACCCGCCGGATGCGCGAGATCACGCTCGGGGACAACCCGCGCTGGAGCATCCCGGTCCTCGAGTTCGCCGGCGTGCCGACGGGCATCGACGTGAGCGCGGTCTGCCGGACCGGCATCCTGCCCCAGATCAACACCGGGATGGCCGGTCGCGAGGCCGGGGTGGGCCAGGTCGGGGCCGGACTGGTCACTCCCCCGGCCGGGATCTTCCCGCAGGCGCTCCGCCGGCTCGCGGCGCTCGCTCGAGAGCGGGCGGCCGCCAGAACGCCTTCCTGAGGTCGACGCTCCCCGACGGTCGCAGCGGTGTCCCCTCCTCGAGGTAGGTCTGGCGGGCCTCGCCCTGATGGCTCGGCGGCAGGGAGCCGTCGGCGCGCACCACCCGCCACCACGGCACCGGGCCGCCGTATCCCGCCATCACCGAGCCGACCAGCCGCGGCCCGCCGCCGCCGACGACCGGCCCGACCACCTCCGCGATCGCGCCGTACGTCGTGACCCGGCCGCGCGGCACCTGCTCGACGCAGTGCAGCACCAGCTCGACGTAGAGGTCGTGGTCCAGGCTCATCGGGGGCTCATCCGGGGGCTCATCGGGCGGATCAGGTGCCCGCGTCCAGGCTGGTCGGGTAGAGGGTCGCCGCGGTGACCGCGACGACCAGCGCGACCGCCAGCCCCGCCACCCAGTACGACGCGGGCGTGGTGTGTCCGCTCTGGACGTCGATGGTGAGCCACAGCAGCGGCGCGACCAGCCAGACCAGGACGCCACGACGCAGCCAGCGCAGCACGAGAGCGCGGTCCGGCTGCAGCTCGCGGGGGCCGTACGCCGCCAGGGTCGCCGCGAGGTGCGAGGCCAGCAGCGCGCCGGAGGCGACCACGACCGCGAGCGGCATGGCGCCGCGGACGTCGACGCTCCACCACCCGACGACCAGCACCATCGCCGCACTGCCGACGTACTGCTCGGGCAGGTAGGCGAAGACCACGGAGGCGAGCACGACCAGCACGGCCAGCCACACCGGCGGCGCGAAGCCCTCGGGCGTGGCCGAGACCAGCGCCAAGAACGGCCCCAGCACGATCACGGCTCGCAGCGCCCACCCGCCGGGAGTCATCCGCGACCTCATCGGGCACCCACCCCCGCCCTCGGGAGCTGCGCCCGGCGCGCGAGCCGCCGCACGATCACGTCGAGGGTGCGCGGACCGTTCCACGGGACCACCGGGCAGCCGGCCGCGGCGAGGCGGTCGAGCACCTGCCGACGCTCCACGAGCCGCATCCGCCAGGCCAGCCTGGCGATCACGGGGTCGGTCTCGCTCGACACCG
This genomic window from Nocardioides cynanchi contains:
- a CDS encoding MGMT family protein, with amino-acid sequence MSLDHDLYVELVLHCVEQVPRGRVTTYGAIAEVVGPVVGGGGPRLVGSVMAGYGGPVPWWRVVRADGSLPPSHQGEARQTYLEEGTPLRPSGSVDLRKAFWRPPALERAPRAGGAPAGRSRPGE
- a CDS encoding DUF1116 domain-containing protein; its protein translation is MSGPVVGVGADLLAQAVADQAVDVIRVDWRPPMPGTEADLATVALDPDRPAANATALERVLAVRARLVDVVPAHEALGLQPGEFLHAGPPIAWERASGPLRGALIGGAALEGLVAEPEDAVALFESGTSVSLEPCHHRRTVGPMAGVVTPSMWMWVLEDPATGARTHCTLNEGLGKVLRYGAYSPDVLARLRWMNDVLGPLLQHAVRAADPVDVTAILTQMLQMGDEAHNRNRAGTLMLLRDLVPAMVTSGAAPADVAEAVDFVGSNDHFFLNLAMPACKLALDAGRDVPGSTLVVAMSRNGTDFGIQVSGTGDEWFTGPAQVADGLYLGDFGPDDANPDIGDSAITETAGLGGFAMATAPAIVRFVGGTVPDALATTRRMREITLGDNPRWSIPVLEFAGVPTGIDVSAVCRTGILPQINTGMAGREAGVGQVGAGLVTPPAGIFPQALRRLAALARERAAARTPS